TCAACGACGAGATCGTGCACGGGATCCCCAACGAGCGGGTGCTCGTCGAGGGCGACATCGTCTCCATCGACTGCGGCGCCATCGTCGAGGGCTGGCACGGCGACTCCGCGATCACGGTCCCCGTGGGCGGGGACGCCGCGGTGGGCGGTGACGTGCGCGAGCTGCTGCGGGTGACCGAGGAGTCGCTGTGGGCCGGCATCGCGGCCCTGCGTCTCGGCGGCCGCGTCACCGACGTCTCCGCCGCCGTCGAGGGTTACCTGCGAAGCCAGGCGCACCCGACCGGCGGCTCCTGGGGCATCCTCGAGGACTTCACCGGTCACGGCATCGGGTCACAGCTGCACATGGCCCCTGACGTCCCCAACTACGGCCGCGCCGGTCGCGGCCCGAAGGTGGAGCGTGGCCTCGCGCTCGCCATCGAGCCGATGGTCACGCTCGGCTCGCACCGCTGGAAGACCTACGACGACGAGTGGACCATCGCGTCGCAGGACGGCTCCTGGGCCGCACACTTCGAGCACACCGTCGCGATGACCGCGGGTGGCGCCTGGGTGCTGACGGCGCTCGACGGGGGAGAGGCCCGGCTCGCCGAGCTCGGGGTCCCCT
The sequence above is a segment of the Nocardioides jiangxiensis genome. Coding sequences within it:
- the map gene encoding type I methionyl aminopeptidase; this encodes MSLRGRAVEIKSPEQLRVMRKAGLLTGQALEAVRAAVKPGVTTLQLDAIAEDTIRSGGGIPSFKGYSHPPFPATICASVNDEIVHGIPNERVLVEGDIVSIDCGAIVEGWHGDSAITVPVGGDAAVGGDVRELLRVTEESLWAGIAALRLGGRVTDVSAAVEGYLRSQAHPTGGSWGILEDFTGHGIGSQLHMAPDVPNYGRAGRGPKVERGLALAIEPMVTLGSHRWKTYDDEWTIASQDGSWAAHFEHTVAMTAGGAWVLTALDGGEARLAELGVPFGGLS